The DNA region aaagagagaatagataagtttcactgtcaattcagttccccatcaggaAGGCTGTCTGTTCGGGAGGTGCTAAACAtaaaactggataaataagacttggattatactgcacgagttgtgtgagagtttgtaaatggatgttctGATATAGTTTGGCCACTTTAACCCCGGTctcctatgacttcaattcatcaagatttgtctttgtttctgaAATCTTCGTTCACCAGAAGCAcgtgagaaaaagaaaatcttcctcAAAAATTCAACGTAGCATTGGaggagtaactgatatacaaatagtcatttggTGGGGGTGAAGTAGTTCTTAAAGGGGACACTCCAACGATTCAATATTGtgcctcttaaaaaaaaacgaTGCAGCAGTCTAAGAAATCCTGACTGTGTGGGTTGAGACCTGAAAACACTGGCTCCTACGACTCCCATAATGCAACCTGACAGCATCTTCTGTTGAACTCTACATGCCTGGTAAAGACCCAAAACTTTATAACCCAggttttctgttaaaaaaaaagtgtagtcCTCCAGAGCAGCAGAAGacaataaacacaacacaaccatGTTCACAGGCTCAACAGTCTGACGAGTACATGGACTcagaaatgtaaattcagcaGAATGCACCTTTAACCACAGTGAGTCCAAAGTGAGGCTACAGGTCATGCAATAAGTGGCTGGTTCTTGGAGTAAATCCACAAACTGTTCGAAGATTTCTCAACTCTGGGTGATAAGAGGCTGCAGCTGAAATAATTCATGTGCAAAAATCATGTATCAATCTAGTGATTTTCTATTACTACGGCTATTTTTATGCAGAGTAAATCATTTCGTAACATGTTCTACTACTAAAGTAAGACATTTAAAGGCCAGTGCAGCCTTGAGGGAGGAATTCGTTCTCTGGGCCAAGGCCAGGATTTTAGAAATTCTGACTGAGGTCATGATTATTCCGATGCCTCTGACACACCAGTAAGAATAAATTCGTGTGGAGATAAGGagaattctttatttatttttgctcccCAGTAAATTTTAGATGTATGAAGTCTAAAAATACATGAATGTAACTGCACAAGGTCATCTACCCCCAGgtagaaaaacactgaaatttcTGAATGGTAGCTGCTGCCCTGTGCATTTGTTCTTCTTTATggttctgtatgcaacattcagagcgtcaatgcagcagcaaaacactatttgctatgtaaaaatatattctAATGGCATCTTGAGGAGAAAATGAAGTAacaaaacctgtgtgtgtgttgtaatccaaacTTCTATGTGGTTTGTTGAGATAAGCTTGTCTGGCTATGTGCGCGTGTCACTTTTTATTCCACTGGCCAGCTCATCGCCACCGCTGATATCTGGACGGCAGTGTCACAAGCGCGCGGCACCCACCCTCCATTCTGCGTTTCGCCCTGTGACTGGCAAGTACCCGTTGCCTTCCTTGGTTAAATTGATTAGGTTTCggctagtctcgccaccagacaatcagagatctccgccttctgatagtctggggacactcctttctaaagtgtgtttaacacaccggagaaaacggccggcaacaaagcaacgcctcttgcatttttgaaaaggacacgccttctcggaaatgtgcgctcccccttttctcgtccgcaaggaaacaaacacacagaaagcttgaaaatggatgccaagagatttaactctgttttatcaaacgtgtgctcagtccacaaggttgtggaaatgaaggacttacagcgactttgttttcacacagtcggactatgtttacgagcacaagagttcagcgagccaccgaaggaccgccctgcggatttactattggttctgcaacatagggagttttttaaactctgaaattgtatccgtccatgtaaacacaaaatcagggagaacgacatcagtctttagttaagcaaagcgtctaaagactgacttgtgagtctaggttTGGGCAAGAGGCGTGGGATTGATTTAAGGCGGTCAAAGGCACagtaaggcagagtagggtgggtcatgccCTCGCTATCCTAGGAAATGCAAATCCTGTTCCCCCCAGTTAACACCGcaagctctgtcagcactgttgctgcagtttagcactgtttatggagttagcaccacTGGCTGCTActtcagccacctccatgttgagaacctgTTGTCTGTTGTGTGCAGACAAcctacacattctcactccaaccgtGTCACATATTCAcatgcttggtcatggactttccacgacTACATACgacattggttgttgacgttctgggacgctgtgtcaagttcagcctgttacgtgcattgtcttctttcaagatacacttccgctttcacaggaaatttagcGTTTACGtttatagtctctttcaaaataaaagcattaagtcggtacaacaccacaatttttttgttcttcaacaacaaacacacgtggttgggtttagggaaaaagaacagggtttggctttagaatcttacgggacgcaaacACCTCTCTCTCGGGTGACAGTCgttgtttgttggacacatccaccacccctcccaccgtGCCCACTCAGACATTTGCCGCCCTAACTGTTATCTTTGTCccaccgtgtttccccctgatgccgccggcatcatgccgacgttaaaggacgcctttacAGCTCATACACTCTCAATTTTGCACAGAGCACCTTTAAAGTTACATTAATATGCTGCAAATGTGGGTGACACACAGTGATGTAGTGGTAGCTGATGAAGTCGGTGTACTGTTAGGttaccaaggaggaagtgggCGCTCTCTCCTGTATATtaaaatggctttttggctggtAGGTGGGTAAACTGTAAATGGATAGAGTAAGAtaaagaagtgggtatacctCACATACCTGCGTATATCCTCCACGATAACTTGATGATACATTTAGAACAGCAGATAACATTTTGCTACAAGAGTTTTTAGGTTACAGAATGACTCAATGTTGCCGAGCTCATTAGTCAAACTTAAATCTAATGTGTGAATAAAattcaccaatatgttttttcatgtgaaacGTGTGTACATGTGCAGGCTGTGTAACAAATGTCTCTCTAGGATTGAAGACATAAAGTCAATAagtcagtctgtgtttgtttagctGTCATCATCATCTAGATTTGGCTTCTTCCTTGCAGGATGTGAATGCACAGTAATcagggaggtcaaaggtcaaagctACAGCATCAGGACGACACTGTGTTCCAGAGGTCTGTCTGAAATCCTTTCTTATCTCAGTTTAGGACATTTAGGATCTTTGGTATTGCAGAAACATGTCTCTAAAGTGCATTTAGGAAAAATCCTGTCTTATGTTAGGTGATTCAGCTATTACAGAACCGTCCTAACTTCGAGATATCCCGATCATGGCACAGACCCTGTACTTACTTCAAAATAACTGCCAAAAATGGCAGCAGCACTGTTTTAAGGTCTGCATGGTAATGACAATGTAGTCAGGGAACAACATGAACATCAAAATATAATGACTGAAAGGCTCCTCAAACTGTATATTGATGTTTTAAATTTCAATAAGTCATCCAAATTAaataattgattgattaaaataaattcaaataacTGAGAAGAAAACTTCCCAATGAAAGGCAGggtttcctctcctccaccaACACGATAAGCGCCTTCGACACCTTGTTTCTAAAATTAAATGCCCATCTTTTTTTGTCCATGACAGCACGCTAGCCAGTGACAAGTGAGAGCTGCTGATATGACTTGTCCATCTCGAGTAGCCTACTGGTACATTCAACTGTAAGATAAAGGCAGTCTGTGCACATTCTAAATATAGATACAGGCCTGACAGGACGAGTGCTGATTTAAGTATTGAATCTACACTTAGAATTAAGATTTCTTGAGATATAATAGGAGGTCTGAGAAAGAAGTGGAGTTTAGGAATTGCATCTATAACAGAAAGAAAGGATTTTTGCTTTCTCTGCAACTTAACCCTTTCATGCACAGTGTCCACAGCTATGGACAGATATCAGGAAGCTATTTTGAACTATTGAAGTTGTAGTACCACGTCCCAGTCACCCAAGAGCTGTCTACAATTCCATTTGACTATTATCTTCGTATTTCTTTATCATTTTGAGATACTGCATCATAAATTCAAAATAGCAGAGGGAAGAGAAGCTGCACCAGGTACCTCAGGAAGAACTGTTACATCCTTTTATTCTCAGAAAGCCAAAcaggcaaaaaataaaatctatatTTTTCAACTAAgtcagaaataagaaaaaactacaccagaaaaaaatcataaaatctgAATCTGTCCACTGCAGAGGACACCATGCTTCAGTGGTATAAAAGTGATTCGGTGGAACTCAATATAGACCCAAAAAAATTGGATGTTTCAGAAGTACCCACAGAACCATCTGCTACTACTGCAGTATTTGGAGTAACTCAACATGAACATCTTAGCTGTCAGcccaaaaaaaaagatagcTTTTGCGGGGTgcctggtggcttagtggggagagcaggcgtcccatatATGAAGGCAACgcccttgctgcagcggcctgcctgcagccctttgctgcatatcatCCTCACTCTCTCCCCCTCATGCTTGGACTGTCCTATccaataaagacaaaaagccAAAAGGATAATCTTAAAAAATTTATGATagattttgcatctcttttagCTCAAAGACTTGTACTGCCTAAATGTGAGGACGAACTTCCTTCAACCTTCAACCTGTGGATTAAAGATCTCGTATATGTGACATTGTAGAAAATTTACTATTCTATAAAAGAGTCCTGTAATACTGACTCCATATTATATGTAGTTTAcgtgtttttggtcattttttttactcattgttttaaatgataattcatgtattatttttatgtttttgtttggtttccCAATTCTCTATTTCACTTTTCTAGATTGTCATCACACTGAATTCATTTGTATGCACTAGTGATTGTTGACTGACTGGGTTAATTGTATTTTCCCGATTGTCTTTGTGATTTACTGCTTCTATGTGGCTTTAAATTTCAAAAAAAGGGACCTTGAGCAAAAACAATTAGGTCCAAAGacatatgttttgttgttatttaattttttatatgTATTCACACCACTGGCTTTaattaagtgttttaaaaacatgttttttggagCTATATTGAGTTCCACTTAATTACTTTTTATGCTGTTGATGGATATTGAACagctaaaattaaaaaaaaattatgggcatgatttttctcttgtttagaagtaaaaaaaaaaaaatcaatcaatcagtttacTGTGAAGCAGAAACAAGCAAATGTTTggcaatttgaaaaaaaaaataaatcaaatgatgTAATAAATATCAAAATAGCTACAGATTTAACTAATCAGATGACTGTTTTAGTTCTGCTGTGAACCCACAATATTTGTGAATGAGAGCTAAGTGAGGTATAAAGAAATAATGAGGCACCAGCCGCACGCTGCAGTCTGTAGCTGGCATGTTTGTGTTGCCTTTGAAGCTGCTTAAAACTCCAGCTCTACTGTAACGCTTGTTTAACAATCTGTACCAACTTTCATACCCTATTTAACATGTTGGACTACAAGCATCCCCTCCCCTTACAAAGACAGAGCAGCGTGGCGGCTGCAGATGGTATTTGTATACATGAAGAGGCTCCAACCCTCAAAGCCATTTCATAACAGTAAAACTGTAGCCACTGAGGCGGTATGTTGTCCGGGAATTACACCCGCAACTTTGGTATTTAATATGCCTCTGCTCAGCCAACCAAGTCGCACCAGGCGGTCTGAGGTTGCGTCTGGACCTGAGACAGATTAAAATGGTTTCCGTGTGGGCAGACGGGCTGCTGGCAGCGCCGTGATGAGCCGAGGTGTCCTCGGATACAGACAAACTGAAGAACTCACCACATTCAGTTTCTGAGGAGCTGGAGAGTTCAGCCTCCACCGCCGTCTCCTCcgctccctcctctccttcgtcctcctcctcctcttcttcatcgtcctcctcctcctcctcttcttcctgctCCTCGTCTTCCAGATCTAGCTCAGTCTTGGTCTGGCTCTCCTCCCTGCCCCGCACCTCCTGCtgtgtctccccctctgtctggGAGTTGTGGCCGGGCCCTGCCCCCAGCTCCTCTCCCTGGCTCAGGGAGTAGTTGTGCTCCTCGCTGCAGTGCTCCAGAGCTGCACCAGCCACCGCCGCCGccaccacctcctcttcctcctgtgcCACCTGATAAACCTCCACTGTGCGCTCCCCCGGCATCCCCCCATCCTGTCCTCCTCCGGGCGCTCTTCCTGCAACACATAACTCCCTCTCTGTTGTCGTGGCAACAGAGGTGcgcccctcctccctccctgcgGCAGTGGCCAGGACTTCCTGGATGACGGGAggtgctgtgtgtctgttcctccgcctcctctcctcctcctcttcctcctcctgctcctcccgGCTCCTCCCCCAGCGGCCCATCAGGACGGCTTCCTCAGAGCAGGCCAGCAGCTCCCCTCCCACCCCGAGGCCCAGCTTGGTGTAGCGAGCCATCTCGTCCAACGCGGACACGTCCCAGCGCTCCGGGTGCAGGTCCTCGCCGAAGCCACCATCGTCCACCAGGTCGCTTAGCAACTCAAAGGGCCGTTTCCTTGGCGATGCCGGGGAGCCCAGCATGAGGAGCACGCTCTAAAAGGGTACAGAGATACTTAAATATGAGTGAATTGAAACAGAGAGATCGACTGCAGTTTTAATAGTGCTCCTGCATCACATGTCAGCGTGCAATgctataatataaaatacaggagGAGGTCAGTAATTAAATATTTGCCCTGCTGCTTGGTAATTAAACCTATCGTTCCAGGCAGCATTTTAGGCAAATTACAGGAGCTTGTTCTATACAATGATAATCTGCAGGAACATAATGTGATCTTCATCACAGGAGGGCTTATAAAAGACTTTAATTTAATACCATTAATGACATTAGTATTATTAATCTGTAATTTAATTATCTACACACAGCTCTGTCTCAATGCCTCTATGCTTTAACActaaaagaggaaaaactggTGCCGGCAAAGTGACACTGCTCATTAAGTGCTGCTAAATAATCAGTTGAGCTGAACAAAGGCAGACAAGCAAAGACAGGATCACCTGCAGGAAGTGATGGTGCAGAGGCTCCATTATATAAACATGTACGTTCATGTTCATGCGTTTTTTTTTCATCGTATAAGCTGAGTGAATGTTGCCATTAACAAGCTGCAGAGGCCGTAACGAGTCCTTGTTTTGCAAGTTACAAGTCAGTCAAGTCTTTGTGCTCAAGTCCAAAGCCCTGAACTTTGAGTTCCAAATTTTAAACATGCTTTTCacaaaatgtaatgccattATAACAACCGAATAATAAGGTTTGAAATTagattttatttcttaataCAAGTGTGACTAGCAGTTGTGTGCCTCCACGAACCAGTCAGGTTTCTctttcagtttacatccatggatgcttcacacatgtTATCAACCTGGCAGCACATCAGATCTAtccaatcagcacagtttcaaggtgtaCACACAAGATTAGAGtgttctgttcctgagttatggtgttgaataatggccataaaagtgtttttgcagaatattatgatgtcaccgTTAAGaggacctttgaccttttggaaataaaatgtcagcacttcatcattttatcctgttcgACAATTATGTGAAATTCTATCATAATTAACATATAAGTTCTTGAGCTttgaccaaaaacatgttttgtgacatcacagtaacctttgacctttgaccactgaatAATAAATTTCAAATTCTAAATAAAAAGATTAATGTTAACGTTAGCAGATTCAGAATAAAGGGAAATAAACTGATTCATCGCACACTTTTCAAATAACCTTGGCTTGGAGAAAGGTTTTTAAGTATTTAAGTCTCGAGTCTAAGTGAAGACACGAGTCAGTGATGTGAAAGTCAAGTTGAGTTGAAggccttttttgattttgtcaagtcgaaACTAacgtcatcaaatttgtgacccGAGTCCCACTTGACTCCAAGTTATGCGCCTTGAGTCTACACCTCTGACAAGCTGGAGCTCCTCTGGGGCTCCAGTCTAAATTTTCAGGGACTTTCCTGGTCTTGAACCAAATTTTGTGCTCATTATTGTAAAGTTAACTGCTCCAAGTGGCAAAATTTTGACCCCATTTTACAATGTGCTCAGGGAAAACCTTCCCAAACCCGAGGTGCATAAATTACCTTCAACTCAAACAGACCATTGGAGACATTTCAGCATGTCACAGTAGAggaagcacaggtgtaaataataaaatgaatgaatgctgaACCCCATTTACCTGCTTTGGTGTCAGAGTCCTGGCTCACTGGGAGACCTGAACAGACTTGAGCCATGCTCAGCTGATGTTATGAGTAACACCTGCACCTTTCTGACTTAAACAAAAAGGCCTTTATCAAAATGGGCCCAATCCCATCAGAATGGAGTTTAATTGGCTGTTTTCTCCCTCATGGCCTTCACAGACTGAGTCACACCTGAGATGCCAGGTGGATGCAATTGACTGAAATCCGTAGTATAAACATCTACTGGACCTAATTTCACACTTCCAATGACTTTCGAGGTATCGTTTGCTGGAATCTAAGGGTGTGTCAAGGTAAGGCAGGACACTGGCTAAAACTAAAGAACTTTAAAAATCATCGTAAAATCATGACAGAAACTCAAATTTTCCACAGGATGTGTGTGAACTCTGGGGTTGAACGAGGACTCTTAAGGGCTGAGGCATACTGGGGAACACATCCTGCACAGGTTTGACTTTCAAGACCTGCTTTCAAGACCTGCTCCTGATTCTTTGCCTGACCCAAAACCACAAACCCTATAATAACCACGCATGCGCTGTTCAAATAATTTGGTTAGGCAGCATGTTTTACGTGATCatttttgggacatttcatCCACATGAAacaaagttattattttttaaaatgaaggtATTTCAAGAGCAGGACATCTCCACAGTTAACATTAGTAACACACCTGTTTGAAGCAGCTCTTGTATTCATTTGGCACAGAAGACAGAGATGATGCACAAAGTCATCAGTCAGAGAAtcaaaacattaattttttaAGAATATACTTATCGTACAACCCTCTGCAATCTTACCTACATGCTCTTTTTTGACCCAGAACTGAACCCGGAAATAAAATTAAGATGAATTACCACCCACACCTTTTTTGCGGGTCACCCACTGAGTACTCATTCCAATGCAGGACTTTGCTGGACAGatagaattaaaaaataaaaccaaaaaaccccaaaaaactaAGAGCCGTACTTTGCTGACGTCTTACCTGGTCGTACTCCGTCCTGCCCCCCTGTGGCGACATGGCCAGAGGGTAGGGGCTCAGCAGACCCCTGTGTCCCCCATAGGCCTCGCCAAACGCAGGCTCCATCCCATTCATACCCGGCTGTGAgggaggaaacaaacacacacacacagcacacacagagtgagacaGAAATCCAACAGGAAGACCACGAGGAGGTTCATCCAGAGGTGACGGGTGAGAATGACGGCAGGTTTCAGTGGGTGTTCCTACTTTACCTGAGGCATGCCCGAGGCAGGAGGGTGTCAGGTCGCGGTCACAACGTCAGTTCAAGTGAGttctgctgcaaaaacacaaaccaagTTCAGATTTGAGACATCaaggaggagacaggagaggagaagaagcgGCGCGTTCCAATATCAGCATCACCCTACTGTGTTGTATGCCgaaaaaagatttagtatgtcccaaatACAGTGTGTCAGAAGCACCAGGATGTCCTACTGCATCTTTGATATTATTCTAATCACAGAACAAATCCTGCCTTCTGCATCATCTTCcttattttcagttatttcaaaaCTCTTATATGTGAATTAAAATGAGGGTTGACATAACTATAAGATGTGCATGAATTCCTTTTCGGTCGGGCTTCATAGTTAATCAAAGCATTATCGAAATCCTAATACGAccaagtgcaatatccaaatcaCAGGAGCTGAAGTTTTTCGATAAAGCTAAAATGTGTCACAAGATACCCaaataaatgaagcattgtggtgctacagagatgccctggcctacaaatcatattccagacaTAAGGGAGCACGCTTATGTGGTACAGACGCCAGCAAAAATCACATGATCATGATTTGTATATTTCTTTCTGTGACAATAAAATGCAGAAATTACCATTCACACTGAAGTTTTGACTTGCAatctgtcaaaataataaatatatgtacaaATATCTTTGCATATTATATTTAAAACttaaaggtagtgaccaggtgccagatcCAATGCAGCACATGTCCAAGAAGAAGCTCCAACGATCGCAGACAAAGCACCAAAATAAAGCAAATATAACAAGTCAGAATGCCAAGTGGAGTGAATCTGAGGTCGGctttcagtttcactttcactgctgaTACTGTTACCAAACAGAGGCCCACAGTTCCAGCATAGCACACTTTAAAAGGGATTTTTCGAATTGGGGTTGTATGGGTTGCTTATCCATAGTCGttgtgtattacatacagtagatgtcagtcggcacgcctccagtttggagaagcaggcgacgaagcatattttagccacctagaaaaaatctgtatcagtttaagtgtatgctatattgagagtcATTTCACTGGTTTACCTTTCCCTCAGACCATTGTAACTGAGAAGTCGTTAACAGCttcaataacacaaacaaattaactgatccaggcagcagtagaccagcagctcctgtattcagcaatgttaaatcactgtttttctcaatggagtctggctttgaagagagagcAATATCATTGCTTCATTTTCCCGttagaaatcactgtctgacattaaagtaaagcggtgaaaatactctcaatacagcatacacttaaagagatattgatttttttaggtggctaaaatatgttttgttgctggcccctccacagcagtagattgcttaTCTTCTAtattggactccagcctgcttctccaaactggaggcatGCTGACTGATATCTACTGCATGTAATACATGGACTATGTATGAGTaacccatacaaccccacttaaaaaaacctgaactgtccctttaagatctACTGCAattcaaaaaacatatttttctttgtacttaaaatgttaaaagagGTTTAAAGTTCAAGGCACAATGTTATGGTGAAGTAGTAGATCCCAACTGTGTGCATACTCCATGCAACAGTCTGCACTTTGTAAGCACGGCTGCAGTGCGTGCtgaaagtaaaaagacaaagtCTGTGATTGAGAACGCAGCACAGAATTCATTACAAAGACGaaacaaagaggaagaggaggagatgatgtAATTTACCGAAGGTTGAGAGTTGAGAGGGTCAAGGGGTGGAGCTCCTTTCACATGTCGCAGCCCTGCAGCTCTCAGCCTCCCAGCCTAGAGTAAAGAGAAGTAGGGAAGGAGGAAATCAGAGTTGGGTTCAGCAGAGGCCACGATGCAAATTATATAGCAATAACACAGTGGAGTAAACACATCGTTAAAGCGCAGAGATGTGTGAGGATGTATCTGTGCAGAGACTCCAGTTTCAGTTAGAGCTCGAGACGTGGACAGTTATATTGTTTTGGTGATGAGATGCAGCACGTTAGTGCACTGTCACTGAATTCACTTTGTTTGATCGGCACAATAAGGAGAGATGACAGGAGAAGATAAAATACAAGTTATAAATGTGTCTTCTTTATAAtaacacacattttttaaaccttTCGGCAGGAAACTGTTCACAGAAGTAATCTGTAAGACTTTGctttatttagtttgtttactgTGATGTGGGTTTTTTTATCTTGTATTCTGTGTTTGTGATGTTAAACATTAAAGCAGTTGGAGctctcttctgtctcttcaGCCATGGTGGCTATTGTTGCTTATTTGGCCGGCTACTTTTTCTATTAATACACCTATTTatgcaacatgaaaaaaacacgctgctgctgccgctgacAGAAATGTAGGACAAATCATTTCCTGAGAAAGACCTGCCAACAATGAGCATTTAAAATAGCAAACGCAGGAGCTTTTATGCACCAGATAAAGGTTGAGTTTCACTGTGTAGAGTGAGCAAAGTATTCATGTCACATTTGTAGAGGAATATGTGGATAATTACAAACCAGCATTAGTCATTTCAGCACTGTGTGTTGTTACTATCACAAGATGCATCAAAGACCAACTTTGGCGTtaatttgttaaaaattaaacagCCTGTGGAAATAAAGGCTCAACGAGTGAGTGAGTTTAGAAAGATAaggacaaagatg from Epinephelus fuscoguttatus linkage group LG3, E.fuscoguttatus.final_Chr_v1 includes:
- the LOC125885275 gene encoding CREB3 regulatory factor-like, yielding MPQPGMNGMEPAFGEAYGGHRGLLSPYPLAMSPQGGRTEYDQSVLLMLGSPASPRKRPFELLSDLVDDGGFGEDLHPERWDVSALDEMARYTKLGLGVGGELLACSEEAVLMGRWGRSREEQEEEEEEERRRRNRHTAPPVIQEVLATAAGREEGRTSVATTTERELCVAGRAPGGGQDGGMPGERTVEVYQVAQEEEEVVAAAVAGAALEHCSEEHNYSLSQGEELGAGPGHNSQTEGETQQEVRGREESQTKTELDLEDEEQEEEEEEEDDEEEEEEDEGEEGAEETAVEAELSSSSETECEVEAEPVRQPGERPSKRRCFWEYRRARESATKKKLGGDVHWSLSWSSSTLPSTLYRREGKKGRRKARKTDASDLTPNPQKLHNIGEQLQKLNAAIDGMGPVNDLPAVARARSRKEKNKLASRACRLKKKAQHEANKIKLWGLNQEYENLLGALLRIKEVIRLRVESSEEEDTDERGMTQRLEDILRESSGPLVAGRTKDFVQRILAASAGGQNQRKEPLQGGDEAAG